In the genome of Pseudarthrobacter sp. IC2-21, one region contains:
- a CDS encoding carbon-nitrogen hydrolase family protein, whose protein sequence is MRIALAQIISGRDVAANLSALEQQAHKAKAGGADLVVFPEASMRAFGNSLHDIAEPLTGPWASHVRSVAASLEIVVVAGMFTPGAAGKVRNTLLATGPGVETSYDKVHLFDAFGFLESDTVDAGTEPVTFAAGGLTFGLATCYDIRFPALFLANADLGADANIVCASWGSGPGKVDQWQLLARARALDSTTYVLACGQGDPVSQGVPAKAGAPTGVGHSAVVSPFGEVLEELDGAPGLLFADLDPAVVKEARQQLPVLANRHEF, encoded by the coding sequence GTGCGGATTGCCTTGGCTCAGATCATCAGCGGCCGGGACGTGGCCGCCAACCTGTCCGCCCTCGAGCAGCAGGCTCACAAGGCCAAGGCTGGTGGCGCGGACCTGGTGGTGTTCCCGGAGGCATCCATGCGGGCATTCGGAAACTCGCTGCATGACATTGCCGAACCTTTGACCGGGCCGTGGGCCTCGCACGTTCGGAGCGTGGCGGCCTCCCTGGAGATCGTGGTGGTGGCAGGCATGTTCACTCCCGGCGCTGCGGGAAAGGTTCGCAACACGCTGCTCGCAACAGGGCCCGGAGTGGAAACCAGCTACGACAAAGTCCACCTTTTCGACGCCTTCGGTTTCCTGGAATCGGACACCGTGGACGCGGGCACGGAACCTGTAACGTTCGCGGCGGGCGGCCTGACCTTCGGGCTTGCCACCTGCTACGACATCCGGTTCCCGGCGCTGTTCCTGGCCAACGCCGATCTGGGCGCGGATGCCAACATCGTCTGCGCGTCCTGGGGCTCCGGACCCGGCAAGGTGGACCAGTGGCAGCTCCTGGCGCGTGCCCGGGCGCTGGATTCCACCACCTACGTCCTCGCCTGCGGGCAGGGTGATCCGGTCAGCCAGGGAGTTCCGGCCAAGGCCGGCGCGCCCACCGGTGTGGGGCACTCCGCCGTCGTCTCGCCCTTTGGGGAGGTACTGGAAGAGCTCGACGGCGCCCCCGGGCTGCTCTTCGCCGACCTGGACCCTGCAGTGGTCAAGGAAGCCCGCCAACAGCTCCCGGTGCTGGCCAACCGTCACGAGTTCTAA
- the glgX gene encoding glycogen debranching protein GlgX, translating to MVMPLFDTASTMDASSAHPLGVTVPRPGVGPDSALPSSANVAVYAPGVENLEIVYKAPGIAWRRQLLPNVTHGVHHGIVEDFPYGSRYGFRAAPTSEALPLSFPMLDLDDDAGQPLLLDPYGRAVDQHEGFLASVRMAADFDWGADQRPRLHWRNTIVYEAHVRGQTMLHPDVPEELRGTYAGMAHPAIIEHFKSLGITSIQLLPVHFHLDEMHLQDLGLTNYWGYNTAAFFAPHPGYATKSAQEAGPQAVQDEFKGMVKLLHAAGLEVILDVVYNHTAEGGPDGPTISFRGLGEKTYYRTDGHGKYLDTTGCGNSLNFGHPRVVQLVLDSLRYWVDEFHIDGFRFDLAVTLCRNADNEFDPHHPFLVAVAADPVLSDVKLISEPWDVGYGGWQTGRFPAGWVDWNDHFRDGVRSFWLADRAAIESGGQGGSVARLADALSGSAGLFEASGRSRLASLNFVTSHDGFTLHDLVSFDRKHNEDNGEQNRDGHGDNRSYNHGFEGPTEDEAILAQRAQSRRNLMASMLISLGVPMITAGDELARTQQGNNNAYCQDNPLTWIDWTRTPESHEMLRSTKRFIRLRKEFLAGQPHDFPARDEQSYLHWFDHAGQPMSMERWNDPRHRVMQLLLGSDDGTLAGLVVVNGSTSDVKITLPEVTNDDGTPRRMFELRLTTSPLHEIRQGVRVASGETDLIEANSINIYRT from the coding sequence ATGGTTATGCCGCTTTTTGACACTGCTTCCACCATGGATGCCTCTTCGGCTCATCCACTCGGTGTTACTGTGCCGCGCCCCGGGGTCGGTCCGGACAGTGCGCTGCCGTCCAGCGCCAATGTTGCTGTCTATGCGCCGGGAGTTGAAAACCTCGAGATTGTCTACAAAGCCCCGGGCATTGCGTGGCGCAGGCAGCTCCTTCCCAACGTCACCCACGGCGTCCACCACGGCATTGTGGAGGACTTTCCTTACGGCTCGCGCTACGGGTTCCGTGCGGCCCCCACTTCCGAGGCGTTGCCGCTGTCCTTTCCCATGCTGGACCTGGACGACGACGCCGGGCAGCCGCTGCTGCTCGATCCTTACGGCCGCGCCGTGGATCAGCACGAGGGATTCCTGGCGAGTGTGCGGATGGCTGCCGATTTTGACTGGGGAGCCGATCAGCGGCCCAGGCTGCACTGGCGGAACACCATCGTCTACGAGGCGCACGTGCGTGGCCAGACCATGCTGCACCCCGATGTTCCCGAGGAACTGCGCGGAACGTATGCAGGCATGGCCCACCCTGCCATCATCGAACACTTCAAGAGCCTGGGCATCACCTCGATTCAACTGCTCCCGGTGCACTTCCACCTCGATGAGATGCATCTGCAGGACCTGGGGCTGACCAACTACTGGGGGTACAACACCGCTGCGTTCTTCGCGCCGCACCCGGGCTATGCCACCAAATCTGCCCAGGAAGCCGGCCCGCAGGCGGTCCAGGACGAATTCAAGGGCATGGTCAAGCTGCTCCACGCGGCCGGGCTGGAAGTGATCCTTGACGTGGTCTATAACCACACTGCCGAGGGCGGCCCCGACGGGCCGACCATCAGCTTCCGCGGGCTTGGCGAGAAAACGTATTACCGAACCGATGGCCACGGCAAATACCTGGACACGACCGGTTGCGGGAACAGCTTGAATTTTGGCCACCCCCGGGTTGTCCAGCTGGTCCTGGATTCCCTCCGGTACTGGGTGGACGAGTTTCACATCGATGGTTTCCGCTTTGACCTCGCCGTGACACTGTGCCGGAATGCAGACAACGAATTTGATCCCCACCACCCGTTCCTGGTGGCCGTCGCGGCTGATCCGGTGTTGTCGGATGTGAAACTTATTTCCGAACCATGGGACGTGGGCTACGGCGGTTGGCAGACCGGCCGGTTCCCTGCCGGCTGGGTTGACTGGAACGATCACTTCCGCGACGGGGTCCGTAGTTTCTGGCTCGCTGACCGGGCAGCCATCGAGTCCGGCGGTCAGGGCGGCTCCGTCGCCCGGCTGGCTGATGCCCTGTCCGGCTCGGCCGGGCTGTTTGAAGCCTCGGGCCGTTCCAGGCTGGCCTCCCTCAACTTCGTTACCTCCCACGACGGCTTCACCCTTCACGATCTGGTCTCCTTCGACCGCAAGCACAACGAGGATAACGGCGAGCAGAACCGGGACGGCCACGGGGACAACCGCAGCTACAATCACGGTTTCGAAGGCCCCACCGAAGACGAAGCGATCCTGGCCCAGCGGGCCCAGTCCCGGCGCAACCTCATGGCTTCGATGCTGATTTCCCTTGGCGTTCCCATGATCACTGCCGGCGACGAACTGGCGCGCACCCAGCAGGGAAACAACAATGCCTACTGCCAGGACAACCCCCTGACGTGGATCGACTGGACGCGCACGCCGGAATCCCATGAGATGCTCCGCAGCACCAAACGTTTTATCCGGCTGCGCAAGGAGTTCCTGGCCGGCCAGCCGCACGATTTCCCGGCCCGGGACGAGCAGTCCTACCTTCACTGGTTCGACCACGCCGGCCAGCCGATGTCCATGGAGCGGTGGAACGATCCCCGCCACCGGGTCATGCAGCTCCTGCTGGGCTCTGACGACGGCACCCTGGCAGGCCTCGTGGTGGTCAACGGCAGCACTTCCGACGTCAAGATCACCCTCCCGGAAGTGACCAACGACGACGGCACGCCCCGCCGGATGTTCGAACTGCGGCTCACCACCTCGCCACTGCACGAGATCCGCCAGGGCGTCCGCGTGGCATCCGGGGAGACCGACCTCATTGAGGCAAACTCGATCAACATCTACCGCACGTAG
- a CDS encoding ribonuclease domain-containing protein, with the protein MRNRSAVALVLTGLVAIALFALGGTGLFDSLTGSPTPAASSGATSGSEPPVPGPAEGSRSAAVPANPSGLPAISESALPAEARRTLALIRKGGPYPYSQDDQTFGNFERILPRKASGYYREYTVPTPGAPDRGARRIIAGGGGEKYYTQDHYDSFKFIAEGS; encoded by the coding sequence ATGCGCAACCGCTCTGCCGTTGCCCTGGTGCTGACTGGACTGGTGGCCATTGCACTGTTCGCCCTGGGCGGCACAGGGCTCTTTGACTCCCTGACGGGAAGCCCGACGCCGGCGGCAAGCTCTGGCGCAACCTCTGGTTCGGAGCCTCCCGTACCTGGCCCTGCTGAAGGTTCGAGGTCCGCGGCGGTCCCCGCCAACCCTTCGGGCCTGCCGGCGATCAGCGAGTCCGCGCTCCCGGCCGAGGCCCGCAGGACCCTCGCGCTGATCCGCAAGGGCGGCCCGTACCCGTACAGCCAGGATGACCAGACTTTCGGCAACTTTGAGCGAATCCTCCCGCGCAAGGCTTCGGGCTACTACCGCGAATACACCGTTCCCACCCCGGGAGCACCGGACCGCGGAGCCCGCCGGATCATTGCGGGCGGCGGGGGAGAAAAGTACTACACGCAGGACCACTACGACTCGTTCAAATTCATCGCAGAAGGCAGCTGA
- a CDS encoding barstar family protein yields the protein MKIYSADTWTMEELQEQVADAGRRCLRVPAADSKRAVLETFGEVLGFPEHYGVNLDALNDSLHDFADSISENGNAPVTLLWQVAAAFRGDRSFGIICEILQDAESYAGNDLRVTAVLL from the coding sequence ATGAAGATCTATTCCGCCGATACGTGGACCATGGAAGAACTGCAGGAGCAGGTGGCCGACGCCGGTCGCCGATGCCTGCGGGTCCCTGCCGCGGACAGCAAACGGGCGGTGCTGGAAACTTTCGGTGAGGTGCTGGGCTTCCCCGAGCACTACGGAGTGAACCTGGACGCGCTGAACGATTCACTCCACGACTTTGCGGACAGCATCAGCGAGAACGGCAACGCCCCGGTCACCCTCCTCTGGCAGGTCGCCGCGGCATTCCGCGGCGACCGTTCCTTCGGGATCATCTGCGAGATCCTTCAGGATGCCGAAAGCTACGCCGGTAATGACCTGAGGGTCACCGCCGTCCTTCTTTAG
- the glgP gene encoding alpha-glucan family phosphorylase, with translation MKAIRRFTVRTVLPEPIRPLVRLATNLRWSWHRPTRELFASLNPRKWEESEQDPVSFLGRVSREEFQALAADQSVVERVRAAAEDLDRYLDEPRWYQGLGADAPAAIAYFSPEFGITEVLPQYSGGLGILAGDHLKAASDLGVPLIGVGLLYQAGYFKQSLSRDAWQQETYPVLDPDGLPLTLLREPSPDGNGRPLQITLPLPNGRRLLAHIWRADVGRVPLLLLDSNVPGNDDAARGVTDRLYGGGGDHRLQQELLLGMGGVKALRAYQRLTGTPAPEVFHTNEGHAGFLGIERIQELMSGDAALTFDEALAAGRASTVFTTHTPVPAGIDRFEIAQIQHFFQAGLAPAVPVDRILELGRENYANGNPAVFNMAVMGLRLAQRANGVAKLHGEVSRGMFSALWPGFDHSEVPITSVTNGVHVPTWVDSRISQLARKQFGPEAESQGRWDLAYNVPDADVWALRREMRSALVDDVRRRLRAAWKKRGAADAELRWTDSVLDPDVLTIGFARRVPTYKRLTLMLREPDRLKALLLHPEHPIQLVIAGKSHPADDAGKKMIQDLVRFTDDPEVRHRIAFLPNYDIAMARTLFPGCDVWLNNPLRPLEACGTSGMKAAINGSLNLSVMDGWWDEMYDGENGWAIPTANNDASPEERDDIEAAALYELLETQVAPRFYGSTVSDSAGAAGPSSSSTEKVPTHWVSMIKHTLTHLGPAVSADRMLHDYVNILYRPAAEAGRKAVADSYAQARSLAAWTAQVRAAWPMLHVEHVDSVGVSEDPQIGDTLQVNAYVALTTLTPDDVSVEVAYGRAEESDNLTDVTMMELQPKEDLGGGRHLFSGSLVIDRSGPFGYTVRVLPRHEALASKAELGLIVNA, from the coding sequence GTGAAGGCTATCCGCAGATTTACCGTCAGAACCGTCCTCCCCGAACCGATCCGGCCGCTGGTCCGGCTCGCGACCAACCTGCGTTGGTCCTGGCACCGGCCCACGCGGGAACTTTTCGCCAGCCTGAACCCGCGGAAATGGGAGGAAAGCGAGCAGGATCCGGTCAGCTTCCTGGGCCGGGTCAGCCGCGAGGAGTTCCAGGCCCTGGCCGCGGACCAGTCCGTGGTGGAACGCGTGCGGGCCGCCGCTGAGGACCTTGACCGCTACCTTGACGAGCCTCGCTGGTACCAGGGACTCGGTGCCGACGCGCCCGCCGCGATTGCCTATTTTTCGCCTGAATTTGGTATCACCGAGGTCCTGCCGCAGTACTCCGGCGGCCTGGGCATCCTGGCCGGCGACCACCTCAAGGCGGCATCCGACCTCGGCGTGCCCCTCATCGGCGTTGGGCTCCTCTACCAGGCCGGCTATTTCAAGCAGTCGCTGTCCCGTGATGCCTGGCAGCAGGAAACCTATCCTGTGCTCGATCCGGACGGCCTGCCCCTGACCCTGCTGCGCGAGCCCTCTCCCGACGGCAACGGCCGGCCGCTCCAGATCACCCTGCCGCTGCCCAACGGCAGGCGGCTCCTGGCACACATCTGGCGTGCCGACGTCGGACGTGTTCCGTTGCTGCTGCTGGATTCCAACGTGCCAGGCAATGACGACGCCGCACGCGGGGTGACCGATCGGCTTTACGGCGGAGGCGGGGACCACCGGCTGCAGCAGGAACTCCTGCTGGGCATGGGCGGCGTGAAGGCGCTGCGCGCTTACCAGCGGCTCACGGGAACACCCGCCCCTGAGGTGTTCCACACCAATGAAGGCCATGCCGGTTTCCTCGGGATCGAACGGATCCAGGAGCTCATGTCTGGGGACGCGGCCCTGACGTTCGACGAGGCGCTTGCCGCCGGCCGGGCGTCCACGGTCTTCACCACCCACACCCCCGTTCCCGCCGGGATCGACCGCTTTGAGATCGCCCAGATCCAGCACTTCTTCCAAGCCGGGCTGGCGCCTGCCGTGCCCGTGGACAGGATCCTGGAGCTCGGCCGCGAAAACTACGCCAACGGCAACCCGGCAGTCTTCAACATGGCGGTCATGGGGCTCCGCCTGGCCCAGCGGGCCAACGGTGTGGCAAAACTGCACGGCGAGGTGTCCCGCGGGATGTTCTCGGCGCTGTGGCCGGGTTTCGACCACTCCGAGGTGCCCATCACCTCCGTCACCAACGGCGTCCACGTGCCCACGTGGGTTGACAGCCGCATCTCCCAGCTGGCCCGGAAACAGTTCGGCCCGGAGGCCGAAAGCCAGGGACGCTGGGACCTGGCCTACAACGTTCCCGACGCCGACGTGTGGGCGCTCCGCCGGGAAATGCGCTCCGCCTTGGTGGATGATGTCCGCCGCCGTCTCCGGGCCGCCTGGAAGAAACGCGGCGCCGCTGACGCTGAACTGCGCTGGACGGACAGCGTGCTGGACCCCGACGTGCTGACGATCGGCTTCGCGCGCCGCGTCCCCACTTACAAACGGCTCACCCTGATGCTGCGTGAGCCGGACCGGCTCAAGGCACTGCTGCTGCACCCGGAGCACCCCATCCAGCTGGTCATCGCGGGAAAGTCCCACCCCGCGGATGACGCCGGCAAGAAGATGATCCAGGACCTGGTGCGGTTCACCGACGACCCCGAAGTCCGCCACCGGATTGCGTTCCTCCCCAATTACGACATCGCCATGGCCAGGACACTGTTCCCGGGCTGCGACGTCTGGCTGAACAACCCGCTGCGCCCCCTGGAAGCCTGCGGCACCTCGGGCATGAAGGCGGCCATCAACGGTTCGCTGAACCTCTCGGTGATGGATGGCTGGTGGGATGAGATGTACGACGGCGAAAACGGCTGGGCGATCCCCACCGCCAACAATGACGCGTCCCCGGAGGAGCGCGACGACATTGAGGCTGCCGCGCTGTACGAGCTCCTGGAGACCCAGGTGGCGCCCCGCTTCTACGGCAGCACCGTGTCCGACAGCGCAGGCGCCGCAGGCCCGTCCAGCAGCAGCACCGAGAAGGTCCCCACGCACTGGGTGTCCATGATCAAGCACACCCTGACTCACCTGGGCCCGGCAGTGTCGGCAGACAGGATGCTGCACGACTATGTCAACATCCTGTACCGCCCGGCTGCCGAGGCCGGACGCAAGGCAGTGGCGGACTCCTATGCGCAGGCACGCTCGCTGGCAGCCTGGACCGCCCAGGTGCGCGCAGCCTGGCCGATGCTGCACGTGGAGCATGTCGACTCCGTGGGCGTTTCTGAGGACCCGCAGATCGGTGACACCCTGCAGGTGAACGCGTATGTTGCGTTGACCACCCTGACACCGGACGATGTCTCCGTGGAGGTCGCCTACGGACGCGCCGAGGAAAGCGACAACCTGACCGATGTGACCATGATGGAGCTGCAGCCCAAGGAAGACCTGGGCGGCGGCCGCCACCTGTTCAGCGGCTCCCTGGTGATCGATCGCTCCGGACCGTTTGGTTACACGGTCCGCGTCCTGCCCCGGCATGAGGCGTTGGCGTCGAAGGCCGAGCTGGGGCTGATCGTCAACGCCTAG